The Nostoc sp. 'Lobaria pulmonaria (5183) cyanobiont' genome window below encodes:
- a CDS encoding SulP family inorganic anion transporter, producing MRNLKAIIDKSSFTSEVPASFVVFLVALPLCMGIAIASGLPPSRGLVTGIVGGIIVGAVSGSPMLVSGPAAGLAVIVAEIVKEYGIEMVGPILLLAGLIQLLAGIFKLGQLFRAMSPAVIYGMLAGIGILILASQFHVMLDDQPRIHGIENLISIPNSIYKAFFPINGSVHHVAALIGVITIISLLLWEKFKPNSLKLIPGALVGVVIATVIATVYRLPIQYVDVPGNLAQAIQLPTLASLPRLIQAPVLLDAIVIAFIASTESLLSAVAVDRLHTGPRTDFDRELTAQGIGNIICGFLGALPMTGVIARSSVNVEAGAKTRLSTILHGLWLLILVIAAPTLLKIIPISSLAAILVVTGYKLIEVEHIRQLKKYGRFPLVIFAATLIGIVVTDLITGVLIGILLTGMLLIHKMSVLNIQVIKHEDNQRIDIYLQGAATFVRLPKLANILELMPPGSELHVYMQDLAYIDHSCLDLLSVWAKQQEKMGSTLTMQWDRLIDRNRNPFTL from the coding sequence ATGAGAAATTTGAAAGCAATCATAGACAAATCCTCATTTACTAGTGAAGTACCGGCATCATTTGTGGTATTTCTTGTCGCCCTTCCTCTTTGTATGGGTATTGCGATCGCTTCGGGACTTCCGCCATCTCGCGGCTTAGTTACAGGAATAGTAGGCGGAATTATTGTTGGTGCTGTTTCCGGTTCACCAATGCTTGTCAGTGGCCCTGCTGCTGGGCTTGCTGTGATTGTTGCAGAAATAGTTAAAGAATATGGCATTGAAATGGTTGGGCCAATTCTGCTGCTAGCGGGTTTAATCCAATTACTCGCAGGTATATTTAAACTTGGCCAGCTGTTTCGCGCCATGTCACCTGCTGTCATCTATGGAATGCTTGCAGGTATTGGGATATTAATCCTCGCTTCCCAATTTCATGTCATGTTAGACGATCAACCGCGTATACACGGCATTGAGAATTTAATTTCTATTCCCAACAGCATTTACAAAGCTTTCTTCCCTATTAATGGTAGCGTTCATCACGTTGCAGCACTCATAGGTGTAATAACTATTATCAGTCTTCTGCTGTGGGAAAAATTTAAACCCAATAGTTTAAAGTTGATTCCTGGTGCACTTGTCGGCGTTGTAATTGCCACCGTCATAGCTACAGTGTATCGATTACCGATTCAGTATGTTGATGTACCTGGAAATCTGGCACAAGCAATTCAATTACCAACACTTGCCAGCTTACCACGCCTAATTCAGGCACCAGTTTTGCTAGATGCGATCGTGATTGCATTCATTGCTAGTACAGAAAGTTTGCTTTCAGCCGTAGCAGTAGATCGACTGCATACCGGGCCAAGAACCGATTTCGATCGCGAATTAACGGCGCAAGGAATTGGCAACATTATATGTGGGTTCTTAGGTGCTTTGCCGATGACAGGAGTGATAGCCCGCAGTTCTGTAAACGTAGAAGCTGGTGCTAAAACTAGATTATCGACGATACTTCACGGTCTATGGCTGTTAATTTTAGTAATTGCAGCCCCAACCTTGCTCAAAATAATTCCCATTTCTAGTCTGGCAGCAATTCTAGTTGTTACTGGTTACAAACTAATCGAAGTAGAACATATTCGCCAGTTGAAGAAGTATGGACGTTTTCCTCTGGTAATATTTGCTGCCACTTTAATCGGGATTGTTGTTACTGACCTAATCACAGGCGTTTTAATTGGTATTTTGCTGACAGGAATGTTACTAATTCACAAAATGTCTGTGCTGAATATCCAAGTTATTAAGCACGAAGATAATCAGAGAATAGACATTTATTTACAAGGTGCGGCAACATTTGTGAGGCTACCAAAATTGGCGAATATTTTAGAACTTATGCCTCCAGGAAGTGAATTGCATGTTTATATGCAAGACTTGGCTTATATAGATCACTCTTGTTTAGACTTACTATCGGTGTGGGCAAAACAACAGGAAAAAATGGGAAGCACTTTAACTATGCAATGGGATCGTCTGATAGATCGTAATCGCAACCCATTTACTCTGTAG